Proteins encoded together in one Drosophila albomicans strain 15112-1751.03 chromosome 2R, ASM965048v2, whole genome shotgun sequence window:
- the LOC117574458 gene encoding uncharacterized protein LOC117574458 isoform X1, which produces MTNAVCKSHNKSWVIIETCRLHAIQRNKTILNVMVNFLHPTNSVSMRVQILKKANGYKPWIFDVTFDACKFIKDKSNKAVKVIFDLFKDFSSLNHTCPYVGTNGILGFYPKADRLSVPMPTGDYLLLMFWKFYNKLQFETNVYFTFVEDF; this is translated from the exons ATGACGAATGCTGTTTGCAAGTCACACAACAAGTCTTGGGTGATTATCGAAACTTGTCGACTGCACGCAATTCAACGCAATAAAACTATTCTCAATGTAATGGTCAACTTTTTGCATCCTACGAATTCTGTATCGATGCGAGTTCAAATCTTGAAGAAGGCCAATGGTTATAAGCCTTGGATTTTCGACGTTACGTTCGATGCCTGCAAGTTTATTAAAGACAAGTCCAACAAAGCCGTTAAGGTCATATTCGATCTCTTTAAAGACTTTTCATCTCTCAACCATACTTGTCCTTATGTG GGTACAAATGGTATACTTGGTTTTTACCCGAAAGCGGATAGACTAAGTGTTCCGATGCCCACTGGAGACTATCTTTTATTAATGTTCTGGAAGTTTTACAATAAACTTCAGTTCGAAACAAATGTTTACTTCACATTTGTTGAGGACTTTTGA
- the LOC117574458 gene encoding uncharacterized protein LOC117574458 isoform X2, with protein MTNAVCKSHNKSWVIIETCRLHAIQRNKTILNVMVNFLHPTNSVSMRVQILKKANGYKPWIFDVTFDACKFIKDKSNKAVKVIFDLFKDFSSLNHTCPYVNLQKHRYIDSDGIDVSPPLLLITKTKRIWQKHWGDCCKAA; from the exons ATGACGAATGCTGTTTGCAAGTCACACAACAAGTCTTGGGTGATTATCGAAACTTGTCGACTGCACGCAATTCAACGCAATAAAACTATTCTCAATGTAATGGTCAACTTTTTGCATCCTACGAATTCTGTATCGATGCGAGTTCAAATCTTGAAGAAGGCCAATGGTTATAAGCCTTGGATTTTCGACGTTACGTTCGATGCCTGCAAGTTTATTAAAGACAAGTCCAACAAAGCCGTTAAGGTCATATTCGATCTCTTTAAAGACTTTTCATCTCTCAACCATACTTGTCCTTATGTG AACTTGCAAAAACATCGATACATCGATTCTGATGGCATCGATGTTTCTCCACCTCTACTATTGAttactaaaacaaaaagaatttggCAAAAACACTGGGGCGATTGCTGCAAGGCTGCTTAA
- the LOC117573812 gene encoding SCY1-like protein 2, with protein sequence MDVINKFYSSAVQTVSQLSGVLPGNNVTREYEVLEQVCTAGVGLMWKVYNGHKKSTKQEVSVFVFEKKVLERWSKDDRETMLETLRRGVQQLTKIRHPHVLTVQHPLEESRDSLAFATEPVFASLANVVGDAVRSDKKLYDVEIRHGLLQLFDGLQFLHNDAKIVHRNISAETIVINKNRSWKLFGFDFCIANQPSTNGTPHWPCREHSTSLHVLAQPSLEYTAPELALNSVNTPDSDLFSLGVLIFTIYSGKPLKMFGSDYSGFRRYANELNQRKYPPMNTIPSELTESLKALLHPSASLRPKLHELKQIAYFQDVGVKTLSYLDSLYQWDNLQKSKFYKGLPQIIPTLPHRVNLHSILPYLIKEFVNSPMIPFVLPNVLLIAEMSSQREYCDHILPHLKPIFKLTDPIQILLIFMQKMDLLLKLTPAEEVKQSVLPLLYRSLECDMPQIQELCLGVLPTFSTLIDYNAMKNAVIPRIKKLCLNSNNVSVKVNCLISIGKLLENLDKWLVLDEILPFLQHIQSREPAIVMAIIGIYKIAMTNTKLGITKDVMAHKCIPFLVPLSVENGLTIAQFNTIIALIKEMLGRVEQEQREKLQQLSTIQRDNKPKDASEILANELENNASYGGGGSNGNKSDDDMFSGFSVGQPSPTAAPKPIATTLAPVKTKEQLKISHNAANDMASKPDMFSSLMQSNLSGLSINQGTTAAAASAVPAIAAPPHWHSANPLVMNHQLASPQAASSNNNFSSLDDLDPFGSAASNAANPAAKPNNANGANMYTLQQPTVNYIYPTGYNAVNNSMNSMQQSRPMNLGATPTPTATLMPQTTTDSKNLNTLSQQDILNFLN encoded by the exons ATGGATGTGATTAACAAATTCTACTCGTCAGCCGTGCAGACAGTGTCGCAGCTTTCTGGCGTGCTGCCAGGAAATAATGTGACACGAGAATACGAAGTACTGGAACAGGTTTGCACAGCAGGTGTGG GTCTGATGTGGAAGGTCTACAATGGCCACAAGAAGAGCACCAAGCAAGAGGtatctgtgtttgtgtttgagaAAAAAGTGCTGGAGCGCTGGTCCAAAGATGATCGCGAAACGATGCTCGAAACCCTGCGACGCGGTGTCCAGCAACTGACCAAGATACGTCATCCACATGTGCTCACGGTGCAGCATCCGCTTGAGGAGAGTCGCGACTCCTTGGCCTTTGCCACCGAGCCTGTGTTCGCCTCCCTGGCCAATGTTGTGGGCGATGCTGTGAGATCGGACAAGAAGCTCTACGATGTGGAGATACGTCATGGTCTGCTGCAGCTCTTCGATGGCCTGCAGTTTCTGCACAACGATGCCAAGATCGTGCATCGCAATATCAGCGCTGAAACTATTGTGATTAACAAGAATCGCAGCTGGAAACTGTTTGGGTTCGACTTTTGCATAGCCAACCAGCCCTCAACGAATGGCACGCCTCATTGGCCTTGCCGAGAGCACAGCACCTCGCTGCATGTGCTCGCCCAGCCAAGCTTGGAGTACACCGCTCCAGAACTGGCGCTAAACAGTGTCAACACGCCAGACAGTGATCTCTTCTCATTGG GTGTGCTCATCTTTACCATTTACTCCGGCAAGCCTCTGAAAATGTTTGGCAGTGATTATAGCGGCTTTCGACGCTACGCCAACGAATTGAATCAACGAAAGTATCCACCCATGAACACCATACCTAGCGAGCTCACCGAGAGTCTTAAGGCTTTGCTGCATCCCAGCGCCAGCTTGCGACCCAAACTGCATGAGCTCAAACAGATCGCTTACTTCCAGGATGTGGGCGTCAAGACTCTAAGTTATCTGGACTCGCTATATCAATGGGACAATTTGCAGAAATCGAAATTCTACAAGGGTTTACCGCAGATCATTCCCACGCTGCCGCATCGTGTTAATCTCCACTCCATATTGCCGTATTTGATCAAGGAGTTTGTCAATTCGCCCATGATTCCATTTGTGCTGCCCAATGTGCTGTTGATTGCAGAGATGAGCAGCCAGCGTGAATACTGTGATCACATTCTACCGCATCTGAAGCCCATTTTCAAGCTCACGGATCCCATACAGATTCTCTtgatatttatgcaaaaaatgGACTTGCTACTGAAACTAACGCCAGCTGAAGAAGTGAAGCAGAgtgtgttgccattgttgtatCGTTCATTGGAGTGCGACATGCCACAGATTCAGGAGCTGTGCCTGGGCGTGTTGCCCACATTCTCCACGCTCATCGATTACAATGCCATGAAGAATGCGGTGATTCCACGCATCAAGAAGCTGTgtctcaacagcaacaatgtgTCGGTTAAAGTGAACTGTTTGATCTCGATTGGCAAGCTGCTAGAGAACCTGGACAAGTGGCTAGTGCTCGACGAGATTCTGCCCTTTCTGCAGCACATACAAAGTCGTGAGCCGGCGATTGTTATGGCCATCATAG gCATTTACAAGATTGCCATGACAAACACGAAGCTGGGCATCACCAAGGATGTGATGGCGCACAAATGCATTCCATTCCTGGTGCCACTGAGTGTTGAGAATGGTCTGACCATTGCTCAATTCAACACAATTATAGCGTTGATCAAAGAGATGCTGGGCCGTGTGGAGCAAGAACAGCGTGAGAAGCTGCAGCAATTGTCCACCATACAACGAGACAACAA ACCCAAAGATGCTTCCGAAATCTTGGCCAATGAGCTGGAGAACAATGCAAGCtatggcggcggcggcagcaatggcaacaagaGCGACGACGACATGTTCTCTGGCTTCAGCGTGGGACAACCATCGCCAACTGCTGCTCCAAAGCCAATTGCCACAACACTGGCGCCTGTCAAGACAAAGGAACAACTCAA AATATCGCACAATGCAGCTAATGATATGGCATCGAAGCCAGACATGTTCTCCTCGCTGATGCAAAGCAACCTCAGTGGCTTGTCCATTAACCAaggcacaacagcagcagcagcgagtgcAGTTCCAGCCATAGCCGCTCCTCCTCACTGGCATAGCGCAAATCCGCTGGTAATGAATCATCAATTGGCCTCCCCACAGGCAgctagcagcaacaacaatttctcCTCGCTGGACGACTTGGATCCCTTCGGATCTGCAGCCTCCAATGCAGCCAATCCGGCTGCCAAACCGAACAATGCTAACGGTGCCAACATGTACACGCTGCAGCAGCCGACAGTCAACTACATCTATCCAACGGGCTACAATGCAGTCAACAACAGCATGAACAGTATGCAGCAGAGCAGGCCAATGAATTTgggtgccacgcccacaccgACGGCCACGTTGATGCCGCAAACGACGACGGACAGCAAGAATCTGAATACGCTGTCGCAGCAGGACATACTTAATTTCTTGAACTAG